The Hymenobacter swuensis DY53 genome includes the window GCCCGCGCCCCTGTTCCGGGCCGGCGACGAAGCCGCTTGCCTGAAGCTGCACCACGCCCTCGATCCGCAGCGCGAATCGGTGCATCACTACACCCACCCTGGCCTCGATATCACCAGCCTGTTTGCCGTTGATACCAGTCTGAGCAGTTGGTTTCGTAACGCCTACCCGGCGGGCCGCCTGGTACACCAGACCAGTGCCCTACTGCAAGGAGTAGCCCATCAGAGCGAGCAGGGCAGCCCCCGGCGTATTTACCTGAGTATCGGGCAACAGGAAGTAACCCTGCTGGCCATGAACGGCAAGCAGCCGGAATTCTGCAACGTGTTTCCTTTCAGCACGCCCGAGGACCTGATTTACTACACCATCCTGGTAATGCAGGAACTCCAGCTCAACCCCGACCAGGATATGGTGATGGTATGGGGCGACCTGATGCACGACTCGGAGCTGTTTACCATTCTGCGCAAATACATCCGCAACCTGCGCTTCGGCAACCGCCCCTTCGACCTCAGCTACAGCTACCGCCTCAACGACCTGTTTGAGTACCGCTATTTCGAGCTGTACGCCCTACACCTATGTGAGTAGCATTGGATGGGTAAACGGGCGGAATTGTTAGTACATCTGTTCAACCTGTCTTCAACATACCAGTAGACTACCCACCAATTCGCCCGTTTACCAGTTCACTTATCTACCACTTCACCCATGCGCATTGCTCTGTTTCCTGGCTCCTTCGACCCTTTCACCAACGGCCACCTTGATGTGGTTCGGCGGGGCACTGCGCTTTTTGACAAGGTGATTATTGCCATTGGCAACAACAGCAGCAAGCAGCGGTACTTGCCCGTAGAGCAGATGGCCGGCATGATTGAACAGGTTTTTCAGGATGAGCCCAAGGTTTCGGTGCAGACGTACAAAGGCCTCACGGCTGATTTTGCCCACGAAATTGGCGCGAAATTCCTATTGCGCGGCCTGCGCAACACCACCGATTTTGAGTACGAAAACACTATTGCCCAGGCCAACCGCCACGTCAATCCGGAGCTGGAAACTGTGTTCCTGATTACTTCCCCGGCTCTGGCGGCCATCAGCAGCACCATCATCCGCGAAATACACCGCTTCGGCGGCAATGTGGACGATTTCGTACCGTTTGCCCTTCCCGCGCCGGCTCCTCAAGAATAACGCCTTTTCACACCCGTATATGTAAACAGCCCCCTGCCGTACCTACACGACAGGAGGCTGCTTGATTAAGGTGGCAGACTGCCGTTTAAGTACCCTTTACTTCCGGGATACTACGCGCATACCCACAATTTCCCGGTTATTCTGTGGGTTAGCTACGGGCAGAACCATGTAGCCAGGAGCCGTGAGGCTGAGGTTGCCGTTGCGCAACAGTTCATCCTCGTCCGAGCCTACCACCACCAAGTCGCGCACCTTGCGGGTTCGGGCGTTGAAAGTAGCCACTACGGTCGTGCCGTTGCGTTCAAAGGTATTGATCCAGTCCTCACCTTTGGTGGCCTTCATCTGGTCGGCAGTAGGCTCCAACCCAATTTTCTGGTCCTTAGTTTCGCGGGGCGTCCCCAGGGAGCGGCGCACCTGATCAATGTTGCGGCCGACCAGACTCGGGACATCTACGGCAGCCGTGCGGGAAGCTTCGGCACTACCCGTAGCCGGGTTGCTGGACTCAGAAACTGACTGCGACCCGCTGCAGGCAGCAACGCCCGACAGCAACAACACAACAGGTAGGTAGTGGAACAGGCGCATAGAACTGGGGCTGAAAACGTGTAACGGATTTAGTTGGCAGACTCCTGACTGGCTGGGGCTTGGCCGGCCACTTCGCTCAGGTAATGCCGCACGACCAGCGCAATGCTGGCGTATGACTCATCAAGCACCTTCAGCGCCTCCTGCGGCGACATCCAGCGGACTTCCTCAATGTATTCTTCGGCCTGGGGCTTCATCAGCGTGTCATCAAGGCAGCGCATAATGTACCAGTTCGTTTTTTTCAGGATTTTGTTGCCGTTGTAGGCGTAGGAGTGCCAAGTGCTGGGCAAATCTTCGCCCAACTCAATCTTGATGTTGCACTCCTCCTCCACTTCTCGCAACGCACCCAGGGCCGGATCTTCCTCTTTTTTGAGCTTGCCCTTCGGCAGGTCCCATTTACCCAGCCGGAAGATCATCAGCACCTGCCCGTCCTTTACCACCAGTCCCCCGGCTGCTTTCACAATCCGGAACTGGTCTTTCAGGTGCAGAATGAGCCGTTTTTTCTTGCGCGCCAGCAGCGTCAGAGATTTTAGCTTCTTGAGCTTTTTCACCTCCATCAGTCGCAACAGCCGGTCTACAAACACGTCGGTCACATCACGCACCAGCACGTCCCCGATTAAATCCTTGGAGATGAATTCATCCTCCGGATTCAGAATCAGGTCGTACTTGTGCTTGTACACTTTCTCGCTGTTTTTTTTGATAATCAGCGGAATATCGTTGATGAAAACGTTCATCGCGGGGTAATCTGGGGGAGCAAAAAGGTGATTCGGGCGGGTTGCTGCAAAACACAGCATATTTCCCCGGAAACGAAAGCCCGGGGGCCGGGCAAGATACGGGTTGTAGCCGGTTCAGTTGCCGGCCTGCAAGGAATGATGAGTGATGAATTCTGAATGATGAAGTATACACGACCCCTATGAGCGGGCGGCCATGCCTAATTCATCACTCATCATTGCTTCTCTGCTCCTACTTTCGCCTTATGAAAAGAATCGGCCTGCTCTCCGACACCCACAGCTACCTCGACGAACGAATTGTCCATCACCTGCAGGGCTGCGACGAAATCTGGCACGCCGGCGACTTTGGCACGGCGGCCGTAGTAGAAGAGTTGGAAGCCCTGGCCCCGCTACGCGGCGTGTACGGCAACATCGACGGCCGCGACATACGCCAGACCCAGCCGCTGGTGCAGGCGTTTGAGCTGGAAGGGCTGCAGGTGCTCATCACGCACATTGGTGGCTACCCGGGCCATTACAGCCCCGCCGGCCGGGCCTTGGTGCAGGAGCAGCGGCCGGGCCTGTTCATCAGCGGCCACTCGCACATTCTCAAGGTCATGCCCGACCCGCGCTTGGGTCTGCTGCACCTTAACCCTGGGGCTGCCGGCCGCCAGGGTTTCCATAAAGTGCGCACCCTGCTCCGCTTCGACGTAGCCGACGGCCGGGTGCAAAACCTGCAAGTCGTAGAGCTGGGGCCGAAGTGAGTGAGGTGTCATTGCCAAGATGAAAGACGAAGCAATGACAGGCTGACCGATACAAAAAAAGAGCCTTTCCGGGGGCGGAAAGGCTCTTTTTGAAGTTCTGACTTACAACCCACCGACTCCGGGACGGGCAAGTCAGCGGGAAACGCGCTTAGGCAGCAGCTTCGGTTTTGGCTTCGCTTTTGGTGAAGCGCGACTTGAGCTCTTCGAGGTCCACGTTCTTCAGAACGGGGGTGAGGAGCAGTTGCTTAATGATGCGCTGCTTGTTGTTAGCGCGGGCAATGTTCTTGCGGTGCTTCCGCTTCAGACGGGTAATGCTCATTTTTCCGGGTCGGTTAAAGTCTTTCTGTAAACGAGGGGCAAAAGTAACGACTAAATTTGACACCGGGAAACCTTTCCCGCTTTTCCCTTGCCAACCTTATGACCAATTCGCTGATTGACCTACGCTCCGACACCGTAACGCGCCCTACGCCGGCCATGCTGGAGGCCATGTTTCAGGCCCGCGTGGGCGACGATGTAT containing:
- a CDS encoding DUF3822 family protein — translated: MSTVTVTMPPAALHRLRDETLDLDNLAAYNLYLTAGPAGLRLGVADVRRNKFVALDEYTAPEAGVSVAQQIIALTTDHDLLGRAGWNRVRLAVQNRAFTLLPAPLFRAGDEAACLKLHHALDPQRESVHHYTHPGLDITSLFAVDTSLSSWFRNAYPAGRLVHQTSALLQGVAHQSEQGSPRRIYLSIGQQEVTLLAMNGKQPEFCNVFPFSTPEDLIYYTILVMQELQLNPDQDMVMVWGDLMHDSELFTILRKYIRNLRFGNRPFDLSYSYRLNDLFEYRYFELYALHLCE
- the coaD gene encoding pantetheine-phosphate adenylyltransferase produces the protein MRIALFPGSFDPFTNGHLDVVRRGTALFDKVIIAIGNNSSKQRYLPVEQMAGMIEQVFQDEPKVSVQTYKGLTADFAHEIGAKFLLRGLRNTTDFEYENTIAQANRHVNPELETVFLITSPALAAISSTIIREIHRFGGNVDDFVPFALPAPAPQE
- a CDS encoding NUDIX hydrolase; this encodes MNVFINDIPLIIKKNSEKVYKHKYDLILNPEDEFISKDLIGDVLVRDVTDVFVDRLLRLMEVKKLKKLKSLTLLARKKKRLILHLKDQFRIVKAAGGLVVKDGQVLMIFRLGKWDLPKGKLKKEEDPALGALREVEEECNIKIELGEDLPSTWHSYAYNGNKILKKTNWYIMRCLDDTLMKPQAEEYIEEVRWMSPQEALKVLDESYASIALVVRHYLSEVAGQAPASQESAN
- a CDS encoding metallophosphoesterase family protein translates to MKRIGLLSDTHSYLDERIVHHLQGCDEIWHAGDFGTAAVVEELEALAPLRGVYGNIDGRDIRQTQPLVQAFELEGLQVLITHIGGYPGHYSPAGRALVQEQRPGLFISGHSHILKVMPDPRLGLLHLNPGAAGRQGFHKVRTLLRFDVADGRVQNLQVVELGPK